The proteins below are encoded in one region of Haematospirillum jordaniae:
- a CDS encoding BsuBI/PstI family type II restriction endonuclease translates to MPDIHQAQDILKSLGLPAAQQNEISALTLLALVGLGPTDPWSAATRSRRSVSKDIMAFIAERFGKHYAPNTRETVRRQVLHQFVQARIADYNPFEQDLPTNSPRAHYAITDDALSAIKTYGTKAWADAVAQFIATHGSLSNTYAKHRSTGKLVPITLPDGSTIELSPGKHNDVQKAIIEQFAPRFAPDSKLLYIGDTAKKNVIMDAKTLADFGLGADDHDKLPDVVLLDQKKNWLFLIEAVTSHGPMSPKRVFELEERLKGSQAGPVYVSAFPDMAEFRKHMKDIAWESEVWIAETPDHMIHFNGDRFLGPRK, encoded by the coding sequence TTGCCTGATATTCACCAAGCCCAAGATATTCTAAAAAGTCTTGGCCTACCAGCCGCACAGCAGAATGAAATTTCCGCGCTAACCTTGCTGGCTCTTGTCGGGCTAGGCCCAACTGATCCTTGGTCAGCGGCTACCCGCAGCCGCCGCAGCGTATCAAAAGACATCATGGCTTTTATCGCCGAGCGTTTCGGTAAACACTATGCGCCCAACACCCGTGAAACCGTGCGGCGGCAAGTGTTGCATCAATTCGTGCAAGCCCGTATCGCCGATTATAACCCGTTCGAGCAGGACTTGCCGACCAATAGCCCCCGCGCTCATTACGCCATCACCGATGATGCGTTGAGCGCAATTAAAACCTATGGCACAAAAGCATGGGCCGATGCCGTGGCACAATTCATTGCTACACACGGTTCACTTTCCAACACCTATGCAAAACACCGATCCACCGGAAAGCTGGTTCCAATCACTTTGCCGGACGGCAGCACCATTGAACTATCGCCCGGCAAGCATAATGACGTACAGAAAGCCATTATCGAGCAATTCGCGCCGCGTTTTGCGCCTGATTCCAAGCTGCTTTATATCGGCGACACCGCTAAAAAGAATGTCATAATGGATGCCAAAACCTTGGCCGATTTTGGCCTTGGTGCCGATGACCACGATAAATTGCCGGATGTGGTATTACTCGACCAAAAGAAGAATTGGTTGTTTCTAATTGAAGCGGTAACATCACATGGCCCTATGTCACCCAAGCGCGTATTCGAGCTTGAGGAACGGTTAAAGGGCAGCCAAGCTGGGCCAGTTTATGTTAGCGCATTCCCAGATATGGCCGAGTTTCGTAAACACATGAAAGATATTGCTTGGGAAAGCGAAGTCTGGATTGCTGAAACACCGGATCACATGATCCATTTCAATGGCGATAGGTTTTTAGGGCCGAGAAAATAG